The Castanea sativa cultivar Marrone di Chiusa Pesio chromosome 11, ASM4071231v1 genome contains a region encoding:
- the LOC142616761 gene encoding beta-galactosidase 3-like — MCFIYFGIRFTEFGGTIHQRPVQDLAFGVARFIQKGGSYINYYMYHGGTNFGHTAGGPFITTSYDYDAPIDEYGLIRQPKYGHLKELHRAIKLCEQALVSSDPVVTSLGTYQQAHVFSSHIGRGRCAAFLANYHTTSAARVLFNNMHYDLPPWSISILPDCRNAVFNTARVGVQTSQMQMLPTDSELLSWETYGEDISSLVDQSSMTTVGLLEQVNVTRDSSDYLWYITRWYGKHDWASFRSCTY, encoded by the exons ATGTGTTTTATATACTTTGGCATTAGGTTCACAGAGTTTGGTGGCACAATTCACCAACGACCAGTTCAAGATTTGGCATTTGGAGTTGCTCGTTTCATACAAAAGGGTGGCTCATACATAAACTACTACATG TATCACGGAGGAACAAACTTTGGACACACTGCTGGAGGTCCATTCATTACAACAAGTTATGACTATGATGCCCCAATTGATGAGTATG GTTTGATCAGGCAACCAAAATATGGTCATTTGAAGGAGCTTCATCGAGCTATTAAGCTATGTGAACAGGCTTTAGTTTCTTCAGATCCTGTTGTTACTTCTTTAGGAACCTATCAGCAG GCTCATGTATTCTCTTCACACATTGGGAGAGGACGGTGTGCAGCCTTTCTTGCAAACTACCACACAACTTCTGCTGCTAGGGTATTATTCAATAACATGCATTATGATTTGCCTCCTTGGTCAATTAGCATCCTTCCTGACTGCAGAAACGCTGTATTTAATACTGCAAGG GTGGGAGTTCAAACTTCACAGATGCAAATGTTGCCTACCGATTCTGAATTGCTCTCATGGGAGACTTATGGTGAAGATATTTCTTCTCTAGTGGACCAATCATCAATGACAACTGTTGGACTCTTGGAACAAGTAAATGTTACCAGAGACTCAAGTGACTATCTATGGTACATAACCAG GTGGTATGGCAAGCATGATTGGGCTTCCTTCAGATCGTGCACTTACTGA
- the LOC142616762 gene encoding serine/threonine-protein phosphatase 7 long form homolog, with protein MDPHRAGPSIGTVLTRQPMHRSSLLWDASLAGEEVPGVLTCRHRDKGLFDGGLNPRIAAYITDAGLDGLLRVPHMDLDHALIMALVERWRPETHSFHLPHGEMTITLQDIEVIMGVPVHGLPVVGFTHMDNWRDFCMYLLGTPPPPDRPVGTKKNTAVLEGPRIKAKWLEEQFRNPLPADATEVRVQQYARHLCKASEKTAKQIGGALLLVQLWEWARFPQICPVMRHPHQALPPGPLAVRWKGAKITTDHPMHVLRAYRVSLASLRPNQRLFGFPARILYGRPTHMEVHRAAHTFLGS; from the exons ATGGACCCACATCGAGCAGGACCCTCTATAGGGACTGTCTTGACGAGGCAACCTATGCATCGTTCAAGTTTGCTTTGGGATGCTTCTTTGGCAGGCGAG GAAGTACCAGGTGTTCTGACTTGTCGTCACCGAGATAAAGGTCTGTTTGATGGTGGGTTAAATCCACGGATTGCCGCTTATATCACAGATGCGGGGTTAGATGGGCTACTTCGGGTCCCACATATGGACCTTGACCATGCACTGATCATGGCCTTAGTGGAGAGATGGCGGCCAGAGACGCACTCATTCCACTTGCCCCACGGTGAGATGACCATCACGCTACAAGACATAGAGGTCATCATGGGGGTACCTGTACATGGCTTGCCGGTGGTAGGATTTACCCATATGGACAACTGGCGTGACTTTTGCATGTATTTGCTAGGTACCCCCCCTCCACCGGACAGACCAGTTGGTACAAAAAAGAACACTGCAGTGTTGGAAGGGCCGAGGATAAAAGCCAAATGGCTGGAGGAGCAGTTTCGCAACCCTCTTCCCGCTGACGCCACTGAGGTGCGTGTGCAACAGTATGCTCG ACACCTCTGTAAGGCATCAGAGAAGACAGCCAAGCAAATTGGTGGTGCACTGCTATTAGTGCAGTTGTGGGAGTGGGCAAGGTTTCCACAAATATGTCCTGTGATGAGGCATCCACACCAGGCACTGCCCCCAGGTCCACTTGCTGTCAG ATGGAAAGGGGCTAAGATAACAACTGACCATCCAATGCATGTCCTACGCGCCTATCGTGTGTCGCTTGCTTCGCTCCGGCCAAATCAG AGATTATTTGGGTTCCCTGCCCGCATATTGTACGGCAGGCCAACACATATGGAGGTCCATCGTGCCGCTCATACATTTTTGGGTAGTTGA